A segment of the Arachis hypogaea cultivar Tifrunner chromosome 5, arahy.Tifrunner.gnm2.J5K5, whole genome shotgun sequence genome:
GCTCAGGCTAGGGTTATTGTAAATGGATGGTTTGATGATGGAATATTGATCCCCAAAatagataaagaaccaccaacaCCTGAAGACTTGAGAGACCTAAAGTATTGCATGGTGCACCGAAATAAAAGCCATGGATTGGCTGATTGTTATGCGGTAAGGATGATGTTGCATAGGCAAGTAAAGAAAGGGAAGATACTCCTAAATGGAGAACAAAATTAAGTAAGTGTGAAGAGCACTCTTTTTCCTCAACATGATGTTGGAATGATAAGTGTTGAAGGAGAGGTAATGCTGACAGAGATCATAGAAGAAGCAGAAGAGATAGTCACCATGGAGGAGTCCTTGGATGAAGACACATTGACAAGGGATCTTTTGAAATCTCGACGGTGTAGAATCATGTTCAACCAACTTGGCTTGGAACTCTGCATTCAGAAAGAGTTTGGCTCTAATATGAGTCATTCAGAAGCATGAAAAAAGTTTGGAGGTATCAACACTCTGCTCACAATATTAACAAAGGCCCACGCAAATACCCTGGTGTTTTGGGACCCTGACTCGTTCAATGGGGAGTTCTACCACAATAAACCATTGTATGTTAAAGCAGTGGTGGAAGGCATGAAGGCTAGGAGGGCCTTACTGAATGCTGGATTGGGGGTAAATATTATACCCACTTATATATTTTAGAGATGGGAGGTTCTGCTGCTAATCAGATAAGGCCTACTTAAGTTTGGCTCAATACTTTTAATGGAATGGGCGTGAGATCCGGAGGGTATGTTAATGTTGTCTTAGAAATTGGCCCTGTAAAAACCAACAATAAGTTTCATGTGGTGGATTAAAACTCTAGCTACCACATCCTGCTGGGACGTCCATGAATTCATTTACATCGGTGTGTTCTTTCGAGTTGGCAACAATGCATAAAGTCTAACTTGAGAGTGAAGGATATTAGCATCTCAACCACTGCAACACCCTTTTATGCAAGAGAAGCACATTTAGTGGATGCAAGTTTTTATGAAGAGCTTGCATTGCTAGGGATTAACACAATAAGGCTTGTACGAGAATGTCCGATCAAAGCACCCATACAAAAAAGGAGCATAAAAAAATACCTCGATGGAGAAAACACCAAAAGAAAATACCAAAAGACAAGCAACAACAGTTGAAGACCTAGGGCTTCGTAAGGAAATTCTCCCATGTGGAGCGTATAGGTAGTGTATCCTATAGGAACTCAGAGGTCCAGCGAAAGAAAATCACTAGAACTCTCCTAGCCCCAACATCCTAAATGTACAGGAAAAAGAACATCTTCAAAACAACATAGGAAACGTCCCTCTCCAACTCCAAGATAAAGCACAgcagaaggaggaagaagttgaagAGATTAATTTAGGGACTCGAGAACACCTGAAACCTTTGTTCGTGTGCAAATCTCTAGAAGAGATAGAGAAAAAGGATTTGATAGCACTATTAATAGAGTTCAGAGATGTGTTCGCTTGGAACTATGATAAAATGCCAAGACTGGATCCAAACCTGGTAACCCACAATCTAGCTGTGTGGAAAGGAGCAGCCCCTGTCAAGCAAGCTCCTAGAAAATACTCCAATGAAATAAAGGCTCAAGTAAAGAAAGAAATCAAAAGGTTACTCGCTGCCAAATTCATCAAACTAATACAACATCCCTCTTGGTTAACCAACATAGTaccaatgaaaaagaaaaatagacagATTAGGTGTTGCGTGGATTTTAGGGATCTAAACAAAGGTTGCCTTAAAGATGATTTTTTTCTGTCAGATGTCGATAGAATGGTAGATGTTATAGCTGGATTTGAAAGGTTATCTTTCATGGATGGATTTAGTTGATACAACCAGATTAGGATGGCTCCGAGAGATGAAGAAAAGACAGCATTTTGAATACTAGTAGGCAActtttattatactattataccTTTTGGCCTAAAGAATATCGGGGGAACCTACCAAAGAGCCATGACTACTATATTTTATGGCATAATGCATGACTTTGTAGAAGACTACGTAGATGATTTGGTTTTCAAGTcaacatatgagaaacaacacACATAACACCTTAGAGTTTTCTTCACTAGATGTAGAAAGTATAGACTCAAAGTCCACAAAGGAAGCATTTTGACTGACGAGGATAAGATTATAGCTCTCCAAGACATGGAACTTCCTAAGGACATCAAGAGACTCAAGAAGTTCATAGGCAAGCTGGGGTACATTCGAAGGTTCATACTAGTATTAGGAGATCTCTTAGGATCCCTAAGACCTTTGTTGAGAAAAAAGAACACCTTTAAGTGGGAATAACACCACCAAATTATAATGGATAAGATCAAGAACGTTCTCACATCTATTTACACTATGACTTTTTCTCAACCTGGTGCACCATTGAAGGTGTCTTAGCAGTAGGAGAAGAagcagttagtgggttaattacATAAGAAGGTGAGGGCAAAGAAAAACCCATTGCTTATGTCAATAAAGCTATGAAAGGGCCAGAACAAGTATACTCCTCACCAGAGAAATATTGCCTTGCTTTGGTGTACATCTCACAAAGATACCGACACAACTTCCAAGCACACAAAGTAGAAgttgtataaaaaaaatgaaggCCTTAGATTTTTAATCGAAAAGCCAATATTGAACGGGAGAATGAGTTATTGGACACTCCTATTAAacaaatatgatgtaaaattggTGACACCCACCACCATTAAGAGCCAAGATTTAGCTGACCTTTCATCAATTTGTCCTGAAAAAACAACAATTGAAGAGTTATCGGATCAAATTTCAAGAACAATAAAGATTGTTCATGCTtgcaatgaagaagaaatatggacTCTCATGTTTGATGGAACACCCTCGAATCCTTAAAGAGGGGTAGGAGTTGTCTTTATAGACCCTCATAGGAGAAATCTATCTTTCATGTTTCGGTTGAATTTTTCCTGCACCAATAATGAGGTAGAGTATGAAGCTCTAATGCTCGGTCTAAAGATGGCTTAAGAAATTGGTGTCAAAAAAACTCCATATCAAAGGAGACTCCAACCTAATAATACAACATATCCAAGGAGGGTACGGTATGAAGGAAAGAAATCTAGCCTTATGTAGATAACGAGTTTGGTACATGATGAAGGTATTTGACAAAATTTTATTTGAGCATATATCCCGAATAAAAAATAAGCATGCAGATACTCTAGCAACATTGAGGAGTAGAGTCACTATTTAAAATGGACAACATGCTTTGGAACATCGGTCAATTGAAAGTTCTGCCAAAGAAGAAAGGATATCCATGAAAGAAAAAACCAATGATTAGCAAACGCCTCTACATGAACGGCTCAAAACACTCAACATTACTAAAGAAATAAGAGGATTTTGTCTTTTCAAtggacaaatattaaaaaaaatagtgatgGACTCCTCATGAAAAGTGTAagagaaaataaaggaaaagaaaaagtagaacAACTACATGGAGTCACTTGTAGAAAAGATGGCCTTGGATTGTATCAAAAACTCGAAAGGTGGAGTATTTATTGGCCAAAAATAAAGTCTCATTATGATGAaggctgattttttttatatgatttagtgTTGTGAGTAATGCTTCATTATGATCATTTGGGGGGAATTACACTGTTATGACGgcgttattttaaaaaattaggggGGAAGAAATCGGTGGGACCGATTTCaaggagagagaagagggaacaCAAATCGGTCCCACCGATTTGTGTAAGATGGAGATACcaaatcggacccaccgatttgAAGGAGTCTTATTTTATAACATAGTAATCGAACTCATCGATTTCGGGCGTGAAATTTACATTGACATTTATATTTACCAACTCGTGCTTGTATTCATCTGAATTTacattgacatttttatttaccAACTCATTTCAAACCTGATTAACATATCCGATAGAAAACATATTCGATAATAACGTATTCGATAATAAAGTAGTCATTAAGTGGTAATAACCTAATTGAGGTACTCATTAAGTAAAAAGTACAACTTAATTTTTAAGTAGAAGTAACAACCTAATTGACATACTCATTAAGTAAATAgaacaatttaatttttaaatagcgATAACAACCTAATTGACATACTCATTAAGTAAAATAGCGATAACAACCTAATTGACATACTCATTAAGTAAATAGAACaacttaatttttaaatagtAGTAACAACCTAATTGACATACTCATTAAGTGAATAGAACaacttaatttttaaatagtAATAACAACCTAATTAACAACTTAGTTCATCCATACAACTTCACTTCCTTGGTGCCCACTTGATATCGGTGTATAACTTTCTGCACTTCTTGGCAATCCTGTTAAAAGCAGATGGTGTATACCGATTCGCACTCCGACGAGGAGGATCAGCTCTAAGGTTGTAACCTTTTCCTCTTTCACTTGTGGCCGTACCTAAGAAAACACAACAAATGGTGGATCCTATTACTCAAATGGCTATTCAATATGTAATACAAATACAATTTCACCATAAAGCTACTAATAGAAATTAAGtaatcaaatacaaaaacaacTTTATTTTACCTGCACTGGGAGCTggatcctcatcatcatcatcatcatcatcatcctcatcctcatcctctccctcatcctcatcctcatcctcatcctcatctgCATCATCTGGATGGTCTACTAGGTAGTTATCAGTCTCATCAACTGCCCTGTTACTCTCATGAATCAGACTCATCGGAATACGTCTAGGATTTTCACTCTGTATAATCCATACAATGCCTTCAGCACTTCTGCTTGAGTCAACAGACATTCTGGCACCAGAATTAGTCGAGGAAGTGTGAACCCGAGGTCTCGAATCCAATGACCTCCTAGCTAGAGTAATCCCACCCGAATGTGCTTGATGGTCGGTCGGAATGTCAACATAATTACCTGAATGTGAGTGGTGCGACCCCGATGCCATGAAACCAAGCAGCTGACTGAATGAAGTTTGCTCTGGATACTCAAAATGTGGACCACCCAAATACTGTTGCTGTACCGGGACTGATGCTGAAAAATAATCAGACGGATGCGTCTCAGGAACATATGGTACAAAGTACTCAACCCCCTGGTGTGGCGGTATTACTGGCGGTGGTGGTGGAGGTACCGGATCCGGTTCCGGTTCCGGCACTGGTGGTGGTGGgggaccttctggattctcttcgAATACAAGGTTCGACAATTGCAAGTGATCACCAAATGCAGCTCGGTACCAATGCATGTAAATTTTTAATGGATAATGTAAATGCACCAAGTCATCAAAGAGAGTGTGACTATACCGATTGGTCCACTTCATCACCCAAGAAGAGTGGGTATTGGCCCAATCTTGATTCTTAGGCCCAGTAAGAACTTCGCCGTGTGATGCACCTAGATTCTCTGGTTGATTAGGAACACCCTGTGTCAATCCAAATTGTCTCCTGACTCTATCAGATGCATGCCACTCGATGCATTCAAAAGATATAAGTGGCACTGTGGCACTCCAGATAACCGAATTATGATGGATGTCTAAAGGAATCAAGTCTGGGTCGATGTTTCCAATGCCATATGCCTGCCAAACAAACTAGACACATCGAACCAGTCAGATGATTACACAACAATTAATTTACTATACAAGTTACATACGGTACTTGTATTTTACAACATACCTGTCCTTCTTGTAGATCATCCAACAATCTCCTATAGTGCGCAAGAGAATTATATCGGTATGCATAGTTTTCACGGTCCCAGCTACGCCACCTGCCATCGGACAATTCATTAGTTAACTAATCttataaaaaacataaaacaatTTCTATCATACATTTCAATGCATACTTTAATCAAACTTACCTGTTTGCAATTGGAAACACTCGGGGATTGTCGGGAATAGGCGCTAGAAATGGTAGCCGAATCCAAGCCCAAGTGAGCAAGAGTACCAACGGACCGTCCAAGTGCTTGCAGTCGACACGAGTTGCCCTACACAATGATCTATACAAGTTGCCAGATATGCCGAACCCCAACTAAACTGTATGATCTGATGAATAACCTCACGACTGATAAACTATTTATTCGTAAAATAgaatactaattttattattgttattattactcaTAAAAcagcatattattattattattattattattattattattattattattattattattattattcataacacAGCGTTACAATTTTCTAATCTAAGTTTAGTAACAACTAAtttattctctaaattttaatgaattaaaattcatttattattgatcataaataaaataatttattaaagtttaattattaatcataataaattattaaactcaattactactactaataataactaCAATCTACTTTAGGAGAGCAATTTCATTAGTTAGTtcattaactaaaaaaaattattatttacagCTTACCTtaccatacatacatacatacatacatacatacatacatacatatatacatacatgatTAATTtcgatttttatttctatttctaacCACCTAATCATACatgcatacatacatacatacatatatacatacatgattaatttcaattttaatttctatttctaaccacctaataataaaattatacatacatatatgatTTAATTAATCTCTACTTAATGCTATTACAATATATAtttctaattaaatttaatatttatcactATTCTTATTATTAAAtcagattattaaaaaataaaaacttacataatttGGATTTTCAAGATAATTAACAATGTGAAACTCTGATTGATTTACTTCTTTAATTTTTGGTCTTCTTGgcattttctttgaattcttttcaaaatctgtTGTGGTCCAACAATGATGTGCAGCAAGGATATAGTGGGATTGAGGTGGGGTTGAGAGTgttgaagagagggagaagaaagtGAAAGAGTAAAAGGGATAGGTTGAGGGTGCTGAAGAGAGGAAAACTAAAGTGAAAGAGAGTGAAAGAGAGTGAAAGGGAAAGGGATACGGATGAGGGGTTCTTTTGTGGCAAGGGGGTCACGGGCAATCGAGGGAACTGCATGCGTTACACGTGGCCAACGAACGCAAATCGGTGCCACTGATTTGTGCACCCTCTCCGACCCGaaatcggtgccaccgatttcCTTGCAACCAATCGGTACCACCGATTTCTGCTACCCAGCCGTCACAAATCCGTTAAACACCAATAATCACCATATCGCTGCATAACTCCATCAACGGCgtcatatctaaattaaaaaactCTATGATGAATTACAAGCTCAAATAAATCTTCATATTGacatttaatatttagatattctttttattatttaacttttgagtttgtattttgataagatcatatgaatttggttgatgatattttacataatattttaaatttgaaagatattttaaaatttatattagactatcaTTATATGTTAGGatgttttttataatttatttattattttattctaaaacgattTTTTCGGTTGAACTACCAGTtagaccaataaaccagtgaaccaataACTAGAACAGTTTGATAACCAGTCCGGTTCTTAAAACATTGAATATTAGTGAAAGTTTCAACACTTGTTCTCCACCTCtatttttcatctttaatttttgttttgtttatttatcattaataaaaatattttttttacaaacttACTTACCTTTAATCTCTATCTTAATCTTTTTTTACTTAATCTATTTTTACAAAACTTAGCCGACTCAATGCTCATATTCCGAGTGTTgttctgtttttaatttaaagCCGTACTTAAAAGAGGTGATTGATTTCTGACTCTGATTGCATGTTAATTGAACTCTATGCTATAAAAAAACGTGTTTATTTATTAAAACTTATAAAGGAGAATGTGACTTGTTAATAATCTTAAGGAGAGCAACGAGAAATTTTCATTTTGCAATGtaaataatttgtatacttttggTATCTTTGATGGTCATAGAGGTATTCAATAGCAATTCACGATCTATCTATATCTAGTTtgatataaattccaaaataaatTATTACTATTTGAGCATGCAAATACttcattttaattatttagaCTTCCTTTATGATTTACATTGACAACCTTGTTGAAGTAAGAAAAATGCAGTCCCATGAATATTGAAAAGTTgtagaaaattgaaaataatttttaatagtaatatAACAAGTAACTAatgaaacattttttttttattaacccATACCTCTATCCTTTGCacattaaaaaaatgttaaactTTGCAATAGAATATGCCTCTGAACTCATGGAAATTGATACATTTCTTTTATTGTGCTGCCTGGTTGTGAGTTGTGACTTGGAAGCCCTTTGATGTTATCTCTATTCGTAGGAACCTGCATTATATGTAAAGGACAAGTTACAGGAGTAGAATTCTGTTCTCATTTTCTTGATACAGTTCATCTCAAAGACAAGTTACTGCACTTGTAGTCAAGAATAAACTATTTGTTTCCAACATAGGTGATTTGTAGAGAAATATTATATCGTGTTGGTAATCTCATTgatatagtattttaaatttaaataatattttaagatttatattaaattataattatattttaatatatttatttatattttatttattattttattataaaataattatttcagtTGAACTacaattaactaattaaattaataaattaataaattaataactaaaagggTTCAATGGCCACTCCAATTTTTAGAACCTCTTCATAATCATCTCTCTAATATAGAGCATTGagcattcttttatttttggtctTGTTTTGGTTACCAAAATTTATATTGGGCCCAGCCCAGTTATGGGCCCACGATGAGAAGCTTGACAAGAAGGTTGGGGGTTCGGCGAAGATTCACTAGAAGAGTCTAGCTTCAGTTGCAGTTGTTGTTGCAGGCTTGCAGCTGATTCTAATTGCTATAGTCATTATTATAGTTTCAAATTGTAGTGCAGATTTATCGACTTCACAAATAGCTTTGAAGTTAGTTAGAATGGAGGAGGTGAAATCTGCAGTGGAGGAGCACATGGATCTCATGGCAGATCTCGTCCAGAAGCTCTCTTCCGAGCTTCGTGCCGGCCTCCGCCCCGCCTACGACAACTTCATCGGCTTCTTCCACGCCATTGATTGGAAGGTAAGTTAATTCAGCAATTGAATTCCAAATTTGTGTGGATCTgcatgttaattaattaatagtgtGAAATATGGATTTGTTGATCCTGTTATTATTTCTATCCAGTTAGTTAAGACGGTTGGTTGGTTGTGTCTCAGGAACCATGGTTGATTGGTTTGGCTGGGTTCCATATAGTGTTGCTTCTTGTGACTATCATCACCAGGAGGAAAACTAACTTCCAGATGTGTTTGTTCCTTCTCACATGTATGGATATGATCTGTTACCTTTCATGTAGTTAGCTATAGCTTCTTTCCTATTCATAGTGTgcaatttttatgtgaaattcaGATTACTGTTTTTCATTatgatttgattttttatttcatgTGTGCAAATCCTTTTTCTCTCTTGTCGTATTTGCTTTGATCGTTGTGAACATTTCTAAACTTGCCATATAAGGGTGAGGGCCTACGGAACTAGATATATTTGTTTAGGATGATCTTAACCATTAACCGGTGGTGAGTGATTCTGATATGAAATATCATTTTGATTGTTTGATCTACTAAATGAATGTAGCAACAATGCAGCAATGTATGTAGGACTTGGGAGTATGACAGTGTTGTAACAAGTTGTTAAGTAGGTGAATCATTGATATTTGAGCTTAAAAAACTGAGATGTCTAGTTATGTAATATTCATAAACATCTGTGTGGAAGTCACTAAATCTTGAAGATATCAATGAATTTCTCCGTGATTTGTAATTCCATTTAAACATCTTTATTATATTCATTGAGACATCTCCTTGTGCGGTTGAATGGCAGTGTTGAAGATATTCTTGAATTTCTCTTCATGTATCATTTCTTACCGAGAGAATGTTCTGATGCAGTGGCCGGTGTATATCTCGCTGAGAGGCTTAACACTGTTCTGAGGATGAACTGGAAAAGCTTCTCTAGTCAGAACTATTTTGATCCAAATGGACTATTCATGTCTGTTCTTTGGTCGGGGCCCCTTCTCGTCATTGCTATGATAATTCTGGTTAGTATTTTCCATCACTTAACTCGTTTAAATGATGGTCCTCGTTTCTTATTCAATACATTAACCTGAAGTATCTTGTCTCTCTGGCAGATCAACACACTCTTCTCCTTGTGTTACTTGATTGTTAGGTGGAAAAGAGCTGAACTAAGACATCGTGCAAGGATTGCTCATAGTAAGGAGGAATAGTTGTTCATactatctttttttgtcttccggATAAACTCTAAGGAATTTCGTCTCATTGAGGAGATCAGATTACAAGGTCGTAGAGatggatttttttttgttgtttttcttatttAGTGTTCATTGTTATAGACCTTCTTTTCATGTATACTTACTACACTATTCAAAGGGGAGGTGGGGTAGAGTTTTACCCCTTTTAGCTCGTGTTCATCATAACATGGATAATCAAGGACGACAACCATttcctttatatttttttttgttttcttgttgagAGTCGTTCACTTATTTTATCTTCAATACTAGTGCCATTGTAAACTTCGTTTGAATTTGACTATTGGTTGACTCTTAAATTTTTTGGAATATCTAAGAGTAGGGCAAATGCTGTATGTAAATTTGTAATGGTGCGTTGGTGTATAAGTAACCTTGAAATTTGGTAGTAATTAGAtctaattttgattaattttcaCAATTTTATAATGTTTTCTCTTACTGCTCATCAACACCAACTGTTCGATGAAAtgtagatttttgaattttagtttGAGGTTGAGTAATTACAAATCCTTGACTTATCAATGTAAAATATTGATTAGTAATTTAGGGttattaattgatttggtttttacTAACGCTAATCTTTTACCAAATTTGATTggtaagttgattaggatttgtggattgagATTAATTTTATCTACTTGATTTTTTCTCGATGTTAGGAGATGACGAAGTGGGAATAACTCTTAATAATTGTCATATTTGTGGTTGATAACAAGGATAGGAAGCCTAAATTTTCAaccctagtcaaggctttttaagtATTTAATTACCATATCTTTTATTGATTCTATTCTCCTAACCTCTTAGTTTAATTCCATTGCTTCCTAGTATAGTTACCTCTTAATTGTTGCCATCTCAATTGCATGTTTACTAGATAGTTGTTTACTTGTTTGGTGCTTGTTTGGgcgttattattttgataaaaaagatattttttcaataaaaaaagattcttttttattttttagtgtttggcaaatttttagtagtaaaagtaaaaatactaaaaaaataaaaaaaaatcttttttgagaaactgtaatttacatctttttttaaaagaatttttttcttaaaaaaaggatgtttttcatataataaataaacaaaaaatacttttatatttttatacacaaacataattgataaataaaaatatctttttgcatgagatacctaaatataaaattacttttatttttttataaaatcttttaaaaaaagataactcgaaaaaaaatcttttcttagaagctcacccaaacaagctgtTACTTATTGCTTTTACTTATTACAATTTCATTGTTGGTTGCTCTTTAATTTCTAGTTACCTTACCTTTCCATATTCATATTCAAAACCCCTGAATTCCATAACCGATAATGTGCATTTAATTGCAAAGGGAGAATGATTCTGGATTCAACTCCCaattattgatttaatttttgtgacaaccttctaAGTTTGAACTATACCCATAACGAACTCTAGCTTTTGAATTGCTAAAATTCTAAACTATTGTTTGGCCGTCATCAGGTACAAATAAACGTGGCGAATTATAATACAAAGTTTAATAAAGAAACAAGTTACAAGGATAGTAAAAAACTAGTGCCATGGTACATATGTACATTTTAAACCTCTGGTCAAGAAACAACCTAAGAATAAAAGCATTAACTAATAATAGCTTCGTTGGCATATGAATGTTATATACACATGTAATATGAATTATGTATCATGATTCATCAGGCTTTGGCTCAAGAATCACAGGGATCTTCTCCTTGTGATCACCTCGCAACACCTCCACAATAACCTgaaatatcatcatcatcat
Coding sequences within it:
- the LOC112802452 gene encoding uncharacterized protein — protein: MEEVKSAVEEHMDLMADLVQKLSSELRAGLRPAYDNFIGFFHAIDWKEPWLIGLAGFHIVLLLVTIITRRKTNFQMCLFLLTLAGVYLAERLNTVLRMNWKSFSSQNYFDPNGLFMSVLWSGPLLVIAMIILINTLFSLCYLIVRWKRAELRHRARIAHSKEE